A DNA window from Myripristis murdjan chromosome 19, fMyrMur1.1, whole genome shotgun sequence contains the following coding sequences:
- the LOC115378429 gene encoding synaptopodin 2-like protein, whose protein sequence is MVAEEVVVSLSGGAPWGFRLQGGAEHHKPLQVAKVRRRSKACRAGLKEDDELVAIDDHMCTELSHAQAMNLIDTQRATLNLRVKRAPTGLHSSSHSGRSVSPRSSVRVLSPPVAPLSSHRPSVLSPTGGPRGITSPPDSEAYYGETDSDADTQTHTHRRQRRTPPHARSPGRYDNHEEEETSEMSGYESAPDGGLSLQGQWEQPRLGECLPGVPRRELVYQPPQTEWATPVHTPHTLTPHTLTPTPDQGLVEAEGEGDSGFQEAGGCVGLTCPPLVSPERAKEALMLGSGRQLVPMVGPQQSPINDELSTTYMDKARQAKLQRGESVVEKQVKEARTKCRSIASLLTDAPNPNSKGVLMFKKRRQRAKKYTLTCFGKVESDRGGETEGETGGETEEEGGSSILSGSELDEEGFSGSFDPTWDSGYLDLLDRRSSACPSTTPTTPTANHNPGLDTSAYQIPGLGTSVNQTSELEGPGLDGSAYQSSWLESSSIKQPFNAHPAPNPASMSPPAVALTNGGTVAVSRASVVLNPPSQTPLPTQNGQHSSPSPSPNPNPNPILNSEYNLSNNLSPNPSSVLNRTARPFTPGPTSARASVTSVVFRPPQPKPAAVTTATKPVAAVSMVTIAPSRQSSGPDARRAVSSTSLYIPPRNSNNSSAVTPPSVHSPPSALSPPSSSSSTAPFSQPPANPPPFSPQNSVHASPFSPPSMPFSPSAAPSLSPAAQGPPLYQSPAQPFSPAVPQTPPFPSPPAPNYPPVSPGMSVPPFSPPQPPALAQVYNQAQPSPPHPHPPHPLLTQPQPQPPPPHPPHPLLTQPQPQPPPPHPPHPLLTQPQPQPQPPPPPSCNPYINMTSAAAVATPLPPQPPASDSLATREQRISVPASRTGILQEARRRGNKKPMFSAVQNKKDVSPNPALLSMLQNMEDQAGKGSAGHGGSAGVGAGGEVGHESGPEEDWLRLGAEACNFMQNQRGPRPPPVAPKPQAPQLPQLAGKGGQLFARRQSRMDRYVVERSPSVAAAPYSPAQTREPSPTPSLPATWKYSSNIRAPPPINYNPLVSPSCPPKAQKSQKPEVAKAGSKPAGKAGMKPLDIMSHQPYQLNSTLFSYGGGAPKNTSAYQQQQGMTGSFQQGPMKTARVCEVKRFSTPPPTATGPTLKVIAPRSATTLGEPLWRSDVTSPPPAPASAAYQPYQPYQPQPQWATSTLSPQPPPAPTAPLPQLPTFSSGPVPAPTFSHLQPSSTAQANKQFKSAPDLSPRGPAAASQPASNSTQQIRVPRPRFSTSNLGLQPCVWRPGSNMH, encoded by the exons GTACGCAGACGCAGCAAAGCATGCAGGGCTGGACTGAAGGAGGATGATGAACTGGTTGCTATTGACGACCACATGTGCACAGAGCTCAGTCATGCTCAGGCCATGAACCTCATCGATACACAGAGAGCAACACTTAACCTGAGGGTTAAGAG ggCTCCCACTGGACTgcactcctcctctcactcaggTCGCTCTGTGTCCCCCCGCTCCTCCGTGAGGGTCCTGTCTCCTCCTGTTGCCCCACTGTCCTCCCACCGTCCCTCCGTCCTCTCCCCCACTGGGGGACCCCGGGGCATTACCTCCCCTCCAGACAGCGAGGCATACTACGGGGAGACGGATAGCGATGCAGACACGCAGACGCACACTCACCGCCGCCAGCGCCGCACGCCCCCTCATGCACGCTCACCTGGTCGTTATGACAAccatgaagaggaggagacctCAGAGATGAGCGG GTATGAGAGTGCTCCAGACGGAGGGCTTTCCTTGCAGGGGCAGTGGGAGCAGCCAAGGCTAGGAGAGTGCCTTCCTGGCGTCCCACGGAGAGAACTAGTCTACCAGCCCCCTCAGACCGAGTGGGCCACCCCAGTGCACACCCCACACACTCTCACCCCCCACACACTCACCCCAACCCCTGACCAGGGATTggtggaggcagagggagagggggacagTGGCTTCCAGGAGGCAGGGGGCTGCGTAGGGTTGACCTGCCCACCACTAGTGTCTCCTGAACGGGCTAAAGAGGCTCTGATGCTGGGATCTGGAAGACAGCTGGTTCCCATGGTGGGACCACAGCAGAGTCCCATCAATGATGAGCTGTCTACCACCTACATGGACAAAGCACGGCAAGCTA AGTTGCAGCGTGGGGAGAGTGTAGTGGAGAAGCAGGTGAAAGAAGCTCGTACTAAATGCCGATCTATTGCATCCTTGCTGACTGATGCTCCCAACCCCAACTCTAAAGGGGTGCTTATGTTCAAGAAGCGCCGGCAGAGGGCCAAGAAATACACACTGACCTGCTTTGGCAAAGTTGAgtcagacagaggaggggaaacagagggagagacaggaggagagacagaggaggagggaggaagctCAATCCTAAGTGGCTCAGAACTCGACGAAGAGGGATTCTCGGGATCCTTTGACCCCACCTGGGATAGTGGTTACCTGGACCTGCTGGACAGGAGAAGCTCCGCCTGTCCATCAACCActccaacaacaccaacagccaatcacaacccAGGACTGGACACCTCAGCCTACCAGATTCCGGGGCTTGGAacatctgtcaatcaaacctCAGAGCTGGAGGGTCCAGGATTGGATGGCTCGGCCTATCAGAGCTCATGGctggagagcagcagcatcaaacagccATTTAATGCCCATCCTGCTCCTAACCCCGCCAGCATGTCCCCCCCAGCTGTGGCTTTGACCAACGGGGGCACGGTAGCCGTCAGTCGAGCCAGTGTTGTTCTGAACCCGCCCTCTCAGACACCCCTTCCAACTCAAAACGGGCAACACAGcagccccagtcccagtcctaatcctaatcctaacccaaTCCTAAACTCAGAGTATAACCTGAGCAACAACCTCAGCCCTAATCCAAGCTCTGTTCTGAACCGCACCGCACGCCCCTTCACCCCCGGCCCTACCTCTGCTCGTGCATCCGTCACCTCTGTGGTGTTTCGCCCTCCCCAACCTAAGCCCGCCGCCGTAACCACGGCTACCAAACCCGTGGCGGCGGTCTCCATGGTGACCATCGCACCTTCTCGCCAGTCGTCAGGGCCGGATGCGAGGAGAGCGGTGTCTAGCACCTCGCTCTACATCCCTCCAAGAAATAGCAACAACTCATCTGCTGTCACTCCTCCCTCCGTCCACTCCCCTCCTTCAGCGCTctcgcctccctcctcctcctcctccactgcgcCTTTCTCCCAGCCTCCTGCTAACCCACCACCATTTTCCCCTCAGAACTCAGTGCATgcctcccccttctctcctccctccatgccattctctccctctgctgctccatctctttctcctgctgctcAAGGTCCCCCACTCTATCAGTCACCCGCTCAGCCCTTTTCCCCTGCTGTCCCACAAACTCCACcgtttccctctcctcctgctcctaaTTATCCTCCTGTCTCCCCTGGCATGTCtgttcctcccttctctcctccacaACCCCCTGCTCTGGCCCAGGTCTACAATCAGGCCcagccctctcctcctcatccacaccctcctcatcctctcctcacccagccccagccccaacctcctcctccacaccctcctcatcctctcctcacccagccccagccccaacctcctcctccacaccctcctcatcctctcctcacccagccccagccccagccccaacctcctcctcctccctcctgcaaCCCCTACATCAACATGACAAGTGCTGCTGCCGTGGCGACCCCATTGCCTCCTCAACCCCCCGCCTCTGATTCACTGGCGACGCGTGAGCAGCGCATCTCCGTTCCCGCCTCCCGCACCGGCATCCTGCAAGAGGCCCGTCGGCGCGGCAACAAGAAGCCCATGTTCAGTGCGGTGCAGAACAAGAAGGACGTTTCCCCGAATCCTGCGCTGCTCTCCATGCTGCAGAACATGGAGGACCAGGCTGGGAAGGGCTCCGCGGGACATGGTGGATCTGCCGGGGTTGGGGCCGGTGGGGAGGTCGGGCACGAGTCAGGGCCCGAGGAAGACTGGCTGAGGTTGGGCGCGGAGGCCTGTAACTTCATGCAGAATCAGCGGGGGCCCAGGCCACCTCCTGTGGCCCCCAAACCACAGGCCCCTCAGCTGCCGCAGCTCGCTGGGAAGGGAGGGCAGCTGTTTGCCCGCCGACAAAGCAGGATGGATCGCTATGTGGTGGAGCGATCTCCCTCTGTTGCAGCAGCACCCTACTCCCCTGCCCAGACAAGGGAACCCTCACCCACACCTTCCCTCCCTGCCACCTGGAAGTACTCCTCCAACATCCGCGCTCCACCTCCTATCAACTACAACCCCTTGGTCTCCCCCTCCTGCCCTCCTAAAGCCCAGAAGTCACAAAAGCCCGAAGTGGCTAAGGCCGGATCTAAACCAGCAGGGAAAGCAGGCATGAAGCCTTTGGACATTATGAGCCACCAGCCCTACCAGCTCAATTCCACTCTGTTCAGCTATGGGGGCGGGGCTCCCAAGAACACCTCCGCCTATCAGCAGCAGCAAGGAATGACAGGTAGCTTCCAGCAGGGGCCGATGAAGACAGCTCGAGTGTGTGAGGTGAAGCGCTTTTCGACGCCCCCTCCCACAGCCACAGGGCCCACCCTCAAAGTCATCGCCCCTCGCTCAGCCACAACACTAGGAGAGCCACTGTGGCGCTCTGATGTCACGTcccctccacctgcacctgcgTCTGCCGCCTACCAGCCCTATCAGCCCtatcagcctcagcctcagtggGCCACCTCGACCCTGTCACCTCAACCTCCCCCCGCCCCGACTGCCCCACTCCCTCAGCTCCCGACCTTCTCCTCTGGTCCAGTCCCAGCTCCTACTTTCTCTCACCTCCAGCCCTCCAGCACTGCCCAGGCCAACAAACAGTTCAAGAGCGCCCCGGATCTGAGCCCGCGGGGTCCCGCTGCCGCCTCTCAGCCTGCATCTAACAGCACCCAACAAATCCGGGTCCCCAGGCCCAGGTTCAGCACTTCCAACCTGGGTTTGCAGCCCTGCGTCTGGCGCCCCGGATCCAACATGCACTGA